In a genomic window of Diabrotica undecimpunctata isolate CICGRU chromosome 2, icDiaUnde3, whole genome shotgun sequence:
- the sloth2 gene encoding ubiquinol-cytochrome c reductase complex assembly factor 6, protein MPAGVSWGRYGLFTVAALLSMMAGSQAVHIYYRPLSDMNKYIEEEKAKLKVVNR, encoded by the coding sequence ATGCCTGCTGGTGTTAGTTGGGGAAGGTATGGATTGTTTACTGTAGCAGCTTTGTTGTCTATGATGGCAGGTTCCCAAGCAGTCCATATTTATTACAGACCTTTGTCAGATATGAATAAGTATATAGAAGAAGAGAAAGCTAAATTAAAAGTAGTAAATAGATGA